Proteins encoded within one genomic window of Variovorax sp. OAS795:
- a CDS encoding DUF2339 domain-containing protein produces MWFLGMIAGLFIGALAESLPAALILAVVGAFALPRIVGKKNRAGPARTEAESAAPPSTGTPAGGMLALQHRVAELEQRVRLLEQRTGQGAAGPAMEPLPSRAPEPAGADLHVAQPVPIPVPVPMPVPRPAAQAAAGVAAVHVPVPAAIGATRTVPEPAAPVAAKPPAPVPPPPRPAPPPPPAVPLRERLPAPIANLIFGGNMLVKLGVLILFLGLAFLLRYTAERVTVPIELRYAAVALVGAGLLALGWFLRRKRTGYALILQGAGIGVFYLTTLAAMKVHELLPPTAGFVFLFGVAALSAVLAVLQNAPMLAIVAVLEGFAAPVLASTGQNRPVGLFTYLLVLDVGIVLIAWFKAWRVLNLIGFVGTFTLAAGWAHKYYTDDQYGIVQPFLLVFFLMFVAIGLLFARRTLFDAPVQPAQPLAARALDTLRRAGRVDSSLVFGTPMVAFGMQVLLMQPREYGATFSAMALAAFYLVLGRLVFATQPKGLALLAEAYAIVGVIFGTLAIPLGLEGRWTGAAWAVEAAGMYWLGARQARVYARAFSFLVFAGAVWKLLEATQLDAAAGHPLLQGSVIGPLLVTVSAFAMWTIHRRAKLDEGGWEALVGTALPWLGMGALTLLLWQWLTPPWAAAATAVLASATFAFAVRFKLRLLAFVTYGMQALAVAGFIATLHRVAEGTDGGQVLASGWQGAVAASLIALSVLGSAGWSMLQAHRAALARGIQPAWSAGNAVAVIAGVSLLHLAMLFQVSLAQAALLWPLTATVVLWVALRLAHRPLAALAGVLQVISALLHAFSQVWIYSGNTPPPAFAHLGFWTPVVLGLAALLAGAWMSGEAGRHATEGTTAGKRTRWINGWCANAAVLWLPVIWGLAWWLFGWLDESSEVLRRNGLAGHRAAAAMAIVLVTSVLSAVAAHRRGWPQLGRATLATLPGVVLIAAYGAALAAPGIYVPSSALGWIAWPLALLWHLRLLHAQKRWLAPSALAPLHVAGFWFFVLLAARECQWQLGSVGAEWSSWQLLGWAIVPALALWMLRSRALQLRWPLTEYRTAYLEVAAMPVAAYLLAWVWITNAASPGNASPLPYVPLLNPLELAEWLVLFALVLWWRALPETSFARVQPMVAKGVLGLTGLALLTGMVLRSCHHYAGVDWRFDALYASWLTQAALSITWAVCGVVAMVLGHARGVRTLWVGGAALLGVVVLKLFFVELADRGGLFRIVSFIAVGALLLLVGYFAPVPPSRKEAEKDVLPEGGVA; encoded by the coding sequence ATGTGGTTCCTTGGAATGATTGCCGGCCTCTTCATCGGGGCCCTGGCCGAGTCGCTGCCGGCTGCGCTGATCCTCGCGGTGGTCGGCGCGTTCGCGTTGCCCCGGATCGTCGGCAAGAAGAACCGCGCCGGGCCCGCCCGCACCGAGGCCGAGAGCGCGGCACCACCTTCCACCGGCACGCCCGCGGGCGGCATGCTGGCGTTGCAGCATCGCGTTGCCGAACTGGAACAGCGCGTGAGACTGCTCGAGCAGCGCACAGGGCAGGGTGCCGCCGGGCCCGCGATGGAGCCGCTGCCTTCGCGAGCGCCTGAGCCCGCCGGCGCAGATCTCCACGTCGCGCAGCCGGTACCCATCCCCGTACCCGTACCCATGCCTGTCCCGCGGCCCGCGGCACAGGCCGCTGCGGGTGTCGCTGCCGTGCACGTGCCGGTGCCCGCCGCCATCGGGGCGACCAGGACCGTTCCCGAGCCCGCCGCACCGGTGGCCGCCAAGCCTCCTGCGCCGGTGCCGCCGCCACCGCGGCCCGCTCCGCCCCCGCCTCCCGCGGTCCCCCTGCGCGAGCGGCTGCCCGCGCCCATCGCCAACCTGATCTTCGGCGGCAACATGCTGGTGAAGCTCGGCGTGCTGATCCTGTTCCTCGGGCTGGCCTTCCTGCTGCGCTACACGGCCGAGCGCGTCACGGTGCCTATCGAGCTGCGCTACGCGGCGGTGGCGCTCGTCGGCGCGGGGCTGCTGGCGCTGGGCTGGTTCCTGCGCCGCAAGCGCACCGGCTACGCGTTGATCCTGCAGGGCGCCGGCATCGGCGTTTTCTACCTGACGACGCTGGCGGCGATGAAGGTGCACGAGTTGCTGCCACCCACAGCGGGCTTCGTCTTCCTGTTCGGGGTGGCCGCGCTGAGCGCGGTGCTGGCGGTGCTGCAGAACGCGCCCATGCTGGCCATCGTGGCGGTCCTCGAAGGCTTTGCCGCACCGGTGCTCGCATCGACCGGGCAGAACCGGCCGGTGGGGCTTTTCACGTACCTGCTGGTGCTCGACGTCGGCATCGTGCTGATCGCGTGGTTCAAGGCGTGGCGGGTGCTGAACCTGATCGGCTTCGTCGGCACCTTCACGCTGGCCGCGGGCTGGGCGCACAAGTACTACACCGATGACCAGTACGGCATCGTGCAGCCCTTCCTGCTGGTGTTCTTCCTGATGTTCGTGGCCATCGGCCTGCTGTTCGCGCGCCGCACGCTGTTCGATGCGCCTGTGCAGCCCGCGCAGCCGCTGGCCGCGCGCGCCCTCGACACCTTGCGCCGCGCGGGCCGGGTCGACAGTTCGCTCGTGTTCGGCACGCCCATGGTCGCCTTCGGCATGCAGGTGCTGCTGATGCAGCCCCGGGAATACGGCGCAACGTTCTCGGCCATGGCGCTCGCGGCCTTCTACCTGGTGCTGGGCCGGCTGGTGTTCGCCACGCAGCCGAAGGGCCTGGCACTGCTGGCGGAGGCCTATGCGATCGTCGGCGTGATCTTCGGCACGCTCGCCATTCCGCTCGGCCTGGAAGGCCGGTGGACCGGCGCGGCCTGGGCCGTGGAAGCGGCCGGCATGTACTGGCTCGGCGCGCGGCAGGCTCGCGTGTATGCGCGGGCCTTCTCGTTCCTGGTGTTTGCCGGCGCGGTCTGGAAGCTGCTCGAAGCCACGCAGCTCGATGCGGCCGCCGGCCATCCGCTGCTGCAGGGCTCCGTGATCGGTCCGCTGCTGGTCACGGTCAGCGCCTTCGCGATGTGGACCATTCACCGCCGCGCCAAGCTCGACGAAGGCGGCTGGGAAGCGCTGGTGGGCACCGCGCTGCCGTGGCTCGGCATGGGGGCGCTCACGCTGCTGCTGTGGCAGTGGCTCACGCCGCCATGGGCAGCGGCTGCAACGGCGGTGCTGGCGTCGGCCACGTTCGCATTCGCGGTGCGCTTCAAGCTCCGGCTGCTGGCCTTCGTGACCTACGGCATGCAGGCATTGGCCGTGGCCGGCTTCATCGCAACGCTGCACCGCGTGGCCGAGGGCACCGACGGCGGGCAGGTGCTCGCAAGCGGGTGGCAGGGCGCCGTGGCGGCGAGCCTGATCGCACTCAGCGTGCTCGGCAGCGCCGGCTGGTCGATGCTGCAGGCGCACCGCGCGGCATTGGCGCGCGGCATCCAGCCGGCGTGGTCGGCGGGCAATGCCGTCGCGGTGATCGCGGGCGTGAGCCTGCTGCACCTGGCAATGCTGTTCCAGGTGAGCCTGGCGCAAGCCGCGCTGCTGTGGCCGCTCACGGCCACGGTCGTGCTCTGGGTCGCGCTGCGCCTGGCGCACCGACCGCTGGCGGCGCTGGCAGGCGTGCTGCAGGTCATCTCGGCGCTGCTCCATGCCTTCAGCCAGGTCTGGATCTATTCCGGCAATACACCGCCGCCGGCTTTCGCGCACCTGGGTTTCTGGACGCCGGTGGTGCTCGGGCTCGCGGCCTTGCTGGCCGGTGCATGGATGAGCGGCGAGGCAGGGCGGCACGCCACAGAAGGCACCACCGCCGGCAAGCGCACGCGCTGGATCAACGGCTGGTGCGCCAACGCGGCCGTGCTGTGGCTGCCCGTGATCTGGGGCCTGGCCTGGTGGCTCTTCGGCTGGCTGGATGAATCCAGCGAAGTGCTGCGCCGAAACGGCCTGGCCGGCCACCGCGCGGCCGCCGCCATGGCGATCGTGCTCGTGACCTCCGTGCTGTCCGCTGTCGCCGCGCACCGGCGCGGCTGGCCGCAGCTGGGGCGCGCCACCCTGGCCACCTTGCCGGGCGTGGTGCTGATCGCCGCCTATGGCGCTGCGCTGGCGGCGCCCGGAATCTACGTGCCGTCGAGTGCGCTGGGCTGGATCGCCTGGCCCTTGGCGCTGCTCTGGCACCTGCGCCTGCTGCACGCGCAGAAACGCTGGCTGGCCCCATCGGCACTGGCGCCTTTGCACGTGGCGGGGTTCTGGTTCTTCGTGCTGCTCGCGGCGCGCGAGTGCCAATGGCAGCTCGGAAGCGTGGGCGCCGAATGGTCGAGCTGGCAACTGCTGGGCTGGGCCATCGTGCCGGCGCTCGCGCTGTGGATGCTGCGTTCGCGCGCGCTGCAGCTGCGTTGGCCGTTGACCGAGTACCGCACGGCCTACCTCGAAGTCGCCGCCATGCCGGTGGCCGCCTACCTGCTCGCTTGGGTCTGGATCACCAATGCCGCGAGCCCGGGCAATGCATCGCCGCTGCCCTACGTGCCGCTGCTGAATCCGCTGGAGCTGGCGGAGTGGCTGGTGCTCTTCGCGCTGGTGCTCTGGTGGCGTGCCTTGCCAGAGACCTCGTTCGCGCGCGTGCAGCCCATGGTCGCGAAGGGCGTGCTCGGCCTCACCGGCCTGGCGCTGCTGACCGGCATGGTGCTGCGCAGCTGCCATCACTATGCGGGCGTGGATTGGCGCTTCGACGCGCTCTACGCCTCGTGGCTCACGCAGGCGGCGCTCTCGATCACCTGGGCGGTCTGCGGCGTGGTCGCGATGGTGCTGGGCCACGCCCGCGGCGTGCGCACACTGTGGGTCGGCGGTGCCGCGCTGCTCGGCGTTGTGGTGCTGAAACTGTTCTTCGTCGAACTGGCGGACCGTGGCGGGTTGTTCCGCATCGTGTCGTTCATCGCGGTGGGAGCCTTGCTGCTGCTGGTGGGCTATTTCGCCCCGGTGCCGCCCAGCCGGAAGGAAGCGGAAAAAGATGTGTTGCCCGAAGGAGGTGTTGCGTGA
- a CDS encoding DUF3999 domain-containing protein: MKHGEGASRHTLRVGLAAVLAPAWLGAATAQQPAAISAAPIALQGSGPYHRLVLPLGIHAHAAYGDLRDLRVRNAGGNPVPYAWLRSEAAAPHVTSKEVPIFALPAGASGTADPAEDASLGFRVRPDGSLAVARKPARKPADAAQWLIDASQLKGSLLQARFDVAPDARGLFAFRLEASDDLRHWQPVGGDEQLLRLAHGGQTIERLAVDLGGVQARFLRLRWSDPQNGAPLTGVAIDSLQETEPVAPLQWTGPLKPERCGTDHCDYALPRGLPVESLRIDLADVNTLAQVGVSGLLAATPATSATEPAFVPRNPLYALRHPQRRPAPASASPGEVPLLDTVVYRLAQAGGEARSPSLALDGRSYSHLRLRTAGPVNVLGPVPPVITVGATPRTLVFLAQGAAPFTLSWNTAPEKNVVQGSSPGAALPLATLLPGYSPSKPVVADPASVTLPPVPVAAVEAVVAAAAQLPVPVQPDPFRKWWLWGALGVGLLLLAGMAWSLFASLRNDRALAD; this comes from the coding sequence GTGAAGCACGGTGAAGGCGCATCGCGCCACACGCTGCGTGTTGGTCTCGCTGCGGTTCTGGCGCCGGCATGGCTCGGTGCAGCCACTGCGCAGCAACCGGCGGCGATTTCGGCAGCGCCCATTGCGTTGCAGGGCAGCGGCCCCTACCACCGCCTCGTGCTGCCGCTCGGCATCCATGCCCATGCCGCCTACGGCGATCTGCGCGACCTTCGCGTGCGCAATGCCGGAGGCAACCCCGTGCCCTATGCGTGGCTTCGCAGCGAGGCCGCCGCGCCACACGTCACCTCGAAGGAGGTGCCGATCTTCGCGCTGCCCGCCGGTGCTTCGGGCACGGCCGACCCGGCCGAGGACGCATCGCTGGGCTTCAGGGTGCGGCCCGACGGCTCGCTGGCCGTGGCACGCAAGCCGGCGCGCAAGCCGGCCGACGCGGCGCAGTGGCTGATCGATGCGAGCCAGCTCAAGGGCAGCCTGCTGCAGGCGCGTTTCGACGTGGCGCCCGACGCGCGCGGCCTGTTCGCCTTCAGGCTCGAGGCCAGCGACGACCTGCGGCATTGGCAGCCCGTGGGCGGCGATGAGCAATTGCTTCGGTTGGCGCATGGCGGCCAGACCATCGAGCGCCTGGCCGTCGATCTCGGCGGCGTGCAGGCGCGCTTCCTGCGCCTGCGATGGAGCGATCCGCAGAACGGCGCGCCGCTCACCGGCGTCGCGATCGACAGCCTGCAGGAGACCGAACCGGTGGCGCCGCTCCAATGGACCGGGCCGCTGAAGCCGGAGCGCTGCGGCACCGACCATTGCGACTACGCGTTGCCGCGCGGCCTGCCGGTGGAGAGCCTGCGCATCGACCTGGCCGACGTCAACACGCTGGCGCAGGTCGGTGTTTCAGGCCTGCTCGCGGCCACGCCGGCCACATCGGCCACCGAGCCCGCATTCGTCCCGCGCAATCCGCTCTATGCATTGCGCCACCCGCAGCGCCGGCCGGCGCCGGCCTCGGCCAGCCCGGGCGAAGTGCCGCTGCTCGACACGGTGGTGTACCGCCTCGCGCAGGCCGGCGGCGAGGCGCGCTCGCCGTCGCTCGCGCTCGACGGCCGGAGCTACTCGCACCTGCGGCTGCGCACGGCGGGGCCGGTGAACGTGCTGGGACCGGTGCCACCGGTGATCACGGTGGGCGCTACGCCGCGCACGCTGGTGTTCCTGGCGCAGGGCGCTGCGCCGTTCACGCTCAGCTGGAACACGGCCCCCGAAAAGAACGTGGTGCAAGGCAGTTCGCCCGGCGCGGCATTGCCGCTGGCCACGCTGCTGCCGGGCTACTCGCCCAGCAAGCCCGTGGTGGCCGACCCGGCGTCCGTCACGCTGCCGCCCGTCCCGGTGGCCGCCGTCGAAGCCGTGGTGGCCGCCGCCGCGCAACTGCCGGTGCCCGTGCAGCCGGATCCGTTCCGCAAGTGGTGGTTGTGGGGTGCGCTGGGCGTCGGCCTGCTGTTGCTGGCCGGCATGGCATGGTCGCTTTTCGCGAGCCTGCGGAATGACCGGGCGCTGGCCGACTGA
- a CDS encoding BPSS1780 family membrane protein produces the protein MKLHLVPARTGALWVRLGLKTFWRQPLAFISLFFLLMALISTVSLLPLLGSVLAPILLPFMTLGLMVATSVAYTDNADGVGTDGHAQRPTGSAMFVAVAGAMRAEWRSLVKLGVISALYFVVAVLLTTFVDGGQLAKAYLLDEVVTPEVMASSDFQVARMLLMCLNLPLSLAMWHAPALVHWHRVEPVKSVFFSVVALFRNFGAYALFGLAWLGVFLLAGIGIGLVATVLIGVGAVGGGAAAAAIGNVLIVGMALVLAAMSMSSTWFTFRDSFDPN, from the coding sequence ATGAAACTCCACCTCGTGCCGGCGCGAACCGGCGCCCTTTGGGTCCGCCTCGGGCTCAAGACTTTCTGGCGCCAGCCGCTCGCCTTCATCTCGCTGTTCTTCCTGCTGATGGCGCTGATCTCGACGGTGTCGCTGCTGCCGCTGCTGGGCAGCGTGCTGGCGCCGATCCTGCTGCCGTTCATGACGCTGGGCCTGATGGTGGCCACGTCGGTGGCGTACACCGACAACGCCGACGGCGTGGGCACCGACGGGCATGCGCAGCGCCCCACCGGCTCGGCGATGTTCGTTGCCGTGGCCGGCGCCATGCGGGCCGAATGGCGCTCGCTGGTCAAGCTCGGCGTGATCTCGGCCCTGTACTTCGTGGTGGCGGTGCTGCTGACCACGTTCGTCGACGGCGGCCAGCTTGCCAAGGCCTACCTGCTCGACGAGGTGGTGACGCCCGAGGTGATGGCGAGCAGCGACTTCCAGGTGGCGCGCATGCTCCTCATGTGCCTGAACCTGCCGCTCTCTCTGGCCATGTGGCATGCGCCGGCGCTGGTGCACTGGCACCGCGTGGAACCGGTGAAGAGCGTGTTCTTCAGCGTGGTCGCGCTGTTCCGCAACTTCGGCGCCTACGCGCTGTTCGGCCTGGCGTGGCTCGGCGTGTTCCTGCTCGCCGGCATCGGCATCGGCCTGGTCGCCACGGTGTTGATCGGCGTCGGTGCGGTGGGGGGCGGCGCCGCGGCCGCGGCCATCGGCAACGTGCTGATCGTCGGCATGGCGCTGGTGCTCGCGGCCATGTCGATGAGCTCGACCTGGTTCACCTTCCGCGACAGCTTCGACCCGAATTGA
- a CDS encoding homoserine kinase, translated as MAVFTEVDFGEADALVQRLGLGPLRELRGIEGGIENTNYFATTESGEFVLTLFERLGAEQLPYYLCLMKHLAGRGLPVPEPVADPAVQPPSGHALTIAANAPCELLLKVAGKPAALVQRLSGHSELAPGPAHCTELGALLARMHIAARDFPRIQPNLRGLAWWNDTVPVVLPYVDAPQAGLLRAELAYQNHVAESSAYAALPRGPVHADMFRDNVMFATGADAGAAPRLTGVFDFYFAGTDTWLFDLAVCLNDWAIDLATGAHHAERADALLSAYETVRPLNAAERALLPAMLRAAALRFWISRLWDFHLPREASMLKPHDPAHFERVLRERAAHPHAMAQSLEPLAA; from the coding sequence ATGGCAGTTTTTACCGAAGTCGATTTCGGCGAGGCCGACGCGCTCGTGCAGCGCCTGGGCCTGGGTCCCCTGCGCGAACTCCGCGGCATCGAGGGCGGCATCGAGAACACCAACTACTTCGCGACCACCGAAAGCGGCGAGTTCGTGCTGACGCTGTTCGAGCGCCTGGGCGCCGAGCAGCTTCCCTACTACCTGTGCCTCATGAAGCACCTCGCGGGCCGCGGCCTGCCGGTGCCTGAGCCGGTGGCCGATCCCGCCGTCCAGCCGCCTTCGGGCCATGCACTGACCATTGCGGCCAATGCCCCGTGCGAACTGCTGCTCAAGGTGGCGGGCAAGCCGGCGGCGCTGGTGCAGCGGCTGTCGGGGCACAGCGAACTCGCACCGGGCCCGGCCCACTGCACCGAACTGGGCGCCCTGCTCGCGCGCATGCACATCGCAGCGCGCGACTTCCCGCGCATCCAGCCCAACCTGCGTGGCCTGGCCTGGTGGAACGACACCGTGCCGGTGGTGCTGCCGTACGTGGACGCGCCGCAGGCCGGGCTGCTGCGCGCCGAACTGGCCTACCAGAACCACGTGGCCGAGTCGTCGGCCTATGCGGCGCTGCCGCGCGGGCCGGTGCATGCCGACATGTTCCGCGACAACGTGATGTTCGCCACCGGCGCGGATGCCGGCGCCGCGCCGCGGCTCACGGGCGTGTTCGACTTCTACTTTGCCGGCACCGACACCTGGCTGTTCGACCTGGCCGTGTGCCTGAACGACTGGGCCATCGACCTCGCGACCGGTGCGCACCACGCCGAACGCGCCGACGCGCTGCTGTCGGCCTACGAGACCGTGCGCCCGCTGAACGCGGCCGAGCGCGCCCTGCTGCCCGCCATGCTGCGCGCCGCGGCACTGCGCTTCTGGATTTCGCGCCTCTGGGACTTTCACCTGCCGCGCGAAGCCAGCATGCTGAAGCCGCACGACCCGGCGCACTTCGAGCGCGTGCTGCGCGAGCGCGCCGCCCATCCGCACGCCATGGCGCAGTCGCTCGAACCGCTGGCCGCCTGA
- the polA gene encoding DNA polymerase I yields the protein MTDKKTLLLVDGSSYLYRAFHAMPDLRAVPGDPKSPATGAIRGMINMMTALRREVRADYAACIFDAPGKTFRDDLYPEYKANRSPMPDDLRSQIEPIHEVVKLMGWPVLCVPDIEADDVIGTLARTAAQQGVEVIVSSGDKDLSQLVDEHITIIDTMNGKRRDVAGVTAEFGVPPNLMIDYQTLVGDAVDNVPGVDKVGPKTAAKWLLEYGSLDALIERAAEVKGQAGENLRKALDKLPLSKNLVTIRTDCNLAGHVTGLPSLAGLPVGAPNTAELKPFYEKFGFKSLVKSLEAMEVPPELIEENIKKQQARGGAASSDQAGLFDDSTNLGAIEAASPASNLEYETLTTWEQFDGWLAKLEAAELAAIDTETTSLDEMVARIVGLSFSVEPGAAAYVPLAHNYPDAPAQLPIDEVLARLRPWLENPQKKKLGQHIKYDRHVFANHGIEVQGYAHDTMLQSYVLEAHRPHGLASLAERHLGRSGISYEDLCGKGAHQIPFSQVEIAKAAEYSCEDSDQTLDVHLALWPQIERDEKLRFIYQLEMDSSEALYRVERNGVMIDAPTLAAQSHELGTRIMALEQEAYELAGQPFNLGSPKQIGEVFFTKLGLPVVKKTPSGAPSTDEEVLEKLAEDFPLPAKILEHRGLSKLKGTYTDKLGQLANPRTGRVHTHYAQAVAVTGRLSSNDPNLQNIPIRTPEGRRVREAFVAPPGSVIASADYSQIELRIMAHISGDESLLRAFREGIDVHRATAAEVFGSTPDQVSSEQRRYAKVINFGLIYGMSSFGLARNLGIETKAAASYIERYFARYPGVKAYMDETKALAKEKGYVETVFGRRLYLPEINSPNGPRRGGAERAAINAPMQGTAADLIKLSMIKVQDMLDAEQRATRMIMQVHDELVFEVPEAEVEWVRTEIPRLMASVADLKVPLLAEIGIGPNWDKAH from the coding sequence ATGACCGACAAGAAAACGCTGCTGCTCGTCGATGGCTCGAGCTATCTCTACCGCGCCTTCCATGCCATGCCCGACCTGCGGGCCGTTCCCGGCGATCCGAAGAGCCCTGCGACCGGCGCCATCCGCGGAATGATCAACATGATGACGGCGCTGCGGCGCGAGGTCCGCGCCGACTACGCGGCCTGCATCTTCGACGCGCCCGGCAAGACCTTTCGCGACGACCTGTACCCCGAATACAAGGCCAACCGCTCGCCCATGCCCGACGACCTGCGCAGCCAGATCGAACCCATCCACGAGGTGGTGAAGCTCATGGGCTGGCCGGTGCTCTGCGTGCCCGACATCGAGGCCGACGACGTGATCGGCACGCTCGCGAGGACGGCCGCGCAGCAAGGCGTGGAGGTGATCGTCTCCAGCGGCGACAAGGACCTGAGCCAGCTGGTGGACGAGCACATCACGATCATCGACACGATGAACGGCAAGCGGCGCGACGTGGCCGGGGTGACGGCGGAATTCGGCGTGCCGCCCAACTTGATGATCGACTACCAGACGCTTGTGGGCGATGCGGTCGACAACGTGCCCGGCGTCGACAAGGTCGGCCCCAAGACAGCCGCCAAATGGCTGCTCGAATACGGTTCGCTCGACGCCCTGATCGAACGGGCCGCCGAAGTCAAAGGCCAGGCCGGCGAAAACCTGCGCAAGGCACTCGACAAGCTGCCGCTGAGCAAAAACCTCGTCACGATCCGCACCGATTGCAATCTGGCCGGACACGTCACCGGCCTGCCGTCCCTCGCAGGCCTGCCGGTCGGTGCGCCGAACACCGCCGAGCTCAAACCCTTCTACGAGAAGTTCGGCTTCAAGAGCCTGGTCAAGTCGCTCGAGGCCATGGAAGTGCCGCCCGAGCTGATCGAGGAAAACATCAAGAAGCAGCAGGCCCGCGGCGGAGCGGCAAGCAGCGACCAGGCGGGCCTGTTCGACGACTCGACCAATCTCGGCGCCATCGAAGCCGCATCCCCCGCCAGCAACCTCGAATACGAAACCCTCACGACCTGGGAGCAGTTCGACGGCTGGCTCGCCAAGCTCGAGGCCGCCGAGCTGGCCGCCATCGACACCGAGACCACCTCGCTCGACGAGATGGTCGCGCGCATCGTGGGCCTGAGCTTCAGTGTCGAGCCCGGCGCGGCGGCCTACGTTCCGCTCGCGCACAACTATCCCGACGCGCCCGCGCAGCTGCCCATCGACGAAGTGCTCGCCCGGCTCAGGCCCTGGCTCGAAAACCCCCAGAAGAAAAAGCTCGGCCAGCACATCAAGTACGACCGCCATGTGTTCGCCAACCACGGCATCGAAGTGCAGGGATATGCGCACGACACCATGCTGCAGAGCTACGTGCTCGAGGCGCACCGGCCGCACGGCCTCGCAAGCCTGGCCGAACGACACCTGGGCCGCAGCGGCATCTCCTACGAAGACCTCTGCGGCAAGGGCGCGCACCAGATACCGTTCAGCCAGGTCGAGATCGCCAAGGCCGCCGAGTATTCATGCGAGGACAGCGACCAGACGCTCGACGTTCACCTGGCACTGTGGCCGCAGATCGAGCGCGATGAGAAGCTGCGCTTCATCTACCAGCTGGAGATGGATTCGAGCGAGGCGCTCTACCGCGTCGAGCGCAACGGCGTGATGATCGACGCGCCCACGCTCGCGGCGCAAAGCCACGAGCTCGGCACGCGCATCATGGCGCTCGAGCAGGAGGCCTATGAGCTGGCCGGCCAGCCCTTCAACCTGGGTTCGCCCAAGCAGATCGGCGAGGTGTTCTTCACCAAGCTGGGCCTGCCGGTGGTCAAGAAGACGCCGAGCGGCGCGCCGAGCACGGACGAAGAAGTGCTCGAGAAGCTGGCCGAGGATTTTCCGCTGCCGGCCAAGATCCTCGAGCACCGCGGCCTGTCCAAGCTCAAGGGCACGTACACCGACAAGCTCGGCCAGCTGGCCAACCCGCGCACCGGCCGCGTCCACACGCACTATGCGCAGGCGGTGGCGGTCACGGGGCGGCTGTCGAGCAACGATCCCAACCTGCAGAACATTCCGATCCGCACGCCCGAAGGCCGCCGCGTGCGCGAAGCCTTCGTTGCACCGCCCGGCAGCGTGATCGCAAGCGCCGACTACTCGCAGATCGAGCTGCGCATCATGGCGCACATCAGTGGCGACGAGTCGCTGCTGCGCGCTTTCCGCGAAGGCATCGACGTGCACCGCGCCACCGCCGCCGAGGTGTTCGGCTCCACGCCCGACCAGGTGTCGAGCGAGCAGCGCCGCTACGCCAAGGTGATCAACTTCGGGCTCATCTACGGCATGAGCAGCTTCGGGCTCGCGCGCAACCTGGGCATCGAGACCAAGGCCGCGGCCTCCTACATCGAGCGCTACTTCGCGCGCTATCCGGGCGTGAAGGCGTACATGGACGAGACCAAGGCGCTCGCCAAGGAGAAGGGCTATGTGGAGACGGTGTTCGGCCGCCGCCTCTACCTGCCCGAGATCAACTCGCCCAACGGCCCGCGCCGCGGCGGCGCCGAACGCGCGGCCATCAACGCGCCCATGCAAGGCACGGCCGCCGACCTGATCAAGCTCAGCATGATCAAGGTGCAGGACATGCTCGATGCCGAGCAGCGCGCCACCAGGATGATCATGCAGGTGCACGATGAACTGGTGTTCGAAGTGCCCGAGGCCGAGGTCGAATGGGTGCGCACCGAAATTCCGCGCCTCATGGCCAGCGTGGCGGACCTCAAGGTGCCGCTCCTGGCCGAGATCGGCATCGGTCCCAACTGGGACAAGGCGCACTGA